A single genomic interval of Arthrobacter methylotrophus harbors:
- a CDS encoding LysM peptidoglycan-binding domain-containing protein, translated as MSKSARRLSAAVTAGAAMSAVVLSTLISGTSAYAAPPAEYPAPMQVSASGTYTVRPGDTLSGIAARHGISLAAIFAANHMNMRTIIYPGQIIKVGPAAQAPAPAPVPAAPVAPASSVVVKAGDTLSAIAARNRVSLASILAANNLQMRSIIYPGQKILLAPSAPAAKPAPTAQATVAPTITPAATTHIVKAGDTLSRIAASYGVSVSSVLSANGMTLKTIIYPGQRIKIGTASSVSPAAPVTAPTASSRGPASIANPSSAQLKTMVADTARRMGVDPSLALAFAMQESSFRQNVISPAGAIGTMQVMPSSGEWASQLVGRPLDLHNAQDNITAGVAIIASLVHTSPSTAIAIASYYQGQYSVLHRGMYEDTKAYVSSVLNHQKSFR; from the coding sequence ATGAGCAAGTCAGCGCGCCGCCTGAGCGCCGCCGTCACCGCGGGGGCCGCGATGTCGGCCGTCGTCCTGTCCACCCTGATCAGCGGAACCTCCGCGTACGCCGCACCCCCGGCGGAGTACCCTGCACCCATGCAGGTCTCCGCGTCGGGTACCTACACTGTCCGTCCCGGGGACACGTTGAGCGGGATTGCCGCACGGCACGGCATCAGCCTCGCCGCCATCTTCGCGGCCAATCACATGAACATGCGCACGATCATCTACCCCGGCCAGATCATCAAGGTCGGCCCCGCAGCACAAGCTCCCGCCCCCGCACCCGTTCCTGCTGCTCCCGTTGCTCCAGCGTCCAGTGTGGTCGTGAAGGCAGGAGACACCCTCAGCGCCATCGCGGCCCGCAACAGAGTGAGCCTCGCCTCGATCCTCGCGGCCAACAACCTGCAGATGCGCTCGATCATCTACCCGGGCCAGAAGATCCTTCTGGCGCCCTCAGCACCCGCTGCGAAACCGGCACCGACAGCCCAGGCCACTGTTGCACCAACCATCACCCCGGCAGCCACCACCCACATCGTGAAGGCGGGCGACACACTTTCCCGGATCGCCGCCAGCTACGGCGTCAGCGTCTCCTCAGTGCTCTCCGCCAACGGCATGACGCTCAAAACGATCATCTACCCGGGTCAAAGGATCAAGATCGGCACTGCATCGTCGGTCAGTCCGGCTGCTCCTGTCACCGCGCCGACGGCCTCTTCGCGCGGACCGGCCTCCATCGCGAACCCATCCTCGGCCCAGCTGAAAACCATGGTCGCCGATACCGCCCGCCGCATGGGAGTGGACCCGTCCCTGGCCCTGGCGTTCGCCATGCAGGAGTCCAGCTTCCGCCAGAACGTCATTTCCCCTGCCGGGGCGATCGGAACCATGCAGGTCATGCCGAGCTCCGGGGAGTGGGCCTCCCAGCTCGTGGGCCGGCCCCTGGACCTCCACAATGCCCAGGACAACATCACCGCCGGCGTGGCAATCATCGCCTCGCTCGTGCACACCAGCCCGAGCACCGCGATCGCCATCGCCTCCTACTACCAGGGCCAGTACTCAGTCCTGCACAGGGGCATGTACGAGGACACAAAGGCATACGTCTCTTCGGTCCTGAACCACCAGAAGAGCTTCCGCTGA
- a CDS encoding sialidase family protein, giving the protein MRPRKIPATPSSGRHIQNLIYNIKASLRGVAGAFDLPSILVGVVVVGILTAGVLASIFGVIPFAQDNAAKQDAAAARTAEGVAKTKDGRYMDTTDLIAAGYLSQPAASAAGATPGDGGFERASSVVPNLHYAAGVDAAKGCFLVLSRSGSGAMFYISDQVSEPTLYTPGMTTGCLTPAVAQSMADSLSGVAPAASFNTLSWTQRTGIPGMGGGPSAMSADGSVILGKSDGTGYLYKSTDSGLTWTQITSAPSTSWAGLAVSKDGQTFYAGSTMAPVGLYKSTDAGATWTVIPGTTTQQWASIAMSDDGTRVVAADSGYGGHLWVSADSGATWAQKGSWPVGYWTSVASSSDGMKLVAAQFGYNLFTSTDGGLTWVNRHDPTFTSHNWQSVASSADGTKLIAADFSNGNIYLSTDSGVTWTPQSALGTGSWDMVTSSADGTKLAVAKQNGLVYVSKDAGATWVSQDSLGTGDWQGLASSADGSKLIVGIINSTRMYTGSWG; this is encoded by the coding sequence ATGCGCCCGAGAAAAATCCCGGCTACACCAAGTAGCGGCCGGCACATTCAAAACCTCATTTACAACATCAAGGCCTCACTTCGAGGCGTTGCAGGCGCCTTCGACCTGCCTTCGATCCTGGTAGGAGTGGTCGTCGTCGGCATTCTCACCGCGGGGGTACTGGCGTCGATCTTCGGAGTCATTCCGTTCGCCCAGGACAACGCCGCGAAGCAGGATGCTGCAGCAGCACGAACCGCGGAAGGAGTCGCCAAGACCAAGGACGGCCGGTACATGGACACCACCGATCTGATAGCGGCCGGGTATCTGAGCCAGCCCGCGGCCTCTGCTGCAGGCGCCACACCGGGCGACGGCGGGTTTGAGCGGGCCTCATCGGTTGTACCGAACCTCCATTACGCCGCCGGTGTTGACGCCGCCAAGGGTTGCTTCTTGGTCCTGAGCAGGTCCGGTTCCGGTGCCATGTTCTACATCTCGGATCAGGTCAGCGAACCGACTCTGTACACTCCCGGCATGACGACCGGCTGCCTTACCCCTGCCGTCGCCCAGTCGATGGCCGACTCGCTCTCCGGGGTGGCCCCGGCGGCAAGCTTTAACACCCTGTCGTGGACGCAGCGGACCGGAATCCCCGGCATGGGCGGCGGACCATCCGCCATGTCAGCTGATGGTTCCGTCATCCTCGGAAAGAGCGACGGCACCGGATACTTGTACAAATCAACTGACTCCGGCCTGACTTGGACCCAGATCACCTCCGCTCCGTCCACCTCATGGGCAGGGCTGGCTGTCTCCAAGGACGGTCAGACCTTCTACGCGGGATCAACCATGGCACCGGTCGGTTTGTACAAGTCGACGGACGCCGGAGCTACCTGGACGGTCATCCCGGGAACCACGACTCAGCAGTGGGCCAGCATTGCCATGTCGGATGATGGCACGAGGGTTGTTGCCGCGGACTCCGGGTATGGGGGCCATCTCTGGGTCTCAGCCGACTCTGGTGCAACTTGGGCCCAAAAGGGGAGCTGGCCTGTGGGCTATTGGACGTCAGTGGCCTCCTCATCCGACGGTATGAAGCTCGTTGCTGCGCAGTTCGGATACAACCTCTTCACCTCCACCGACGGCGGGTTGACCTGGGTAAACAGGCATGACCCGACCTTCACATCCCACAACTGGCAGTCCGTAGCTTCCTCCGCCGACGGAACCAAGCTGATCGCGGCTGACTTCAGCAATGGCAACATCTACCTTTCCACCGACTCCGGAGTCACCTGGACCCCGCAGTCGGCGCTGGGAACCGGCAGCTGGGACATGGTCACCTCATCGGCTGACGGGACGAAGCTTGCCGTCGCAAAGCAGAACGGCCTGGTCTACGTCTCCAAGGATGCCGGGGCGACCTGGGTTTCCCAGGATTCCCTGGGCACCGGTGATTGGCAGGGCCTTGCGTCCTCCGCTGACGGTTCAAAGCTGATCGTGGGAATCATCAATTCCACCAGGATGTACACCGGCTCCTGGGGCTGA